GTGGGGACCGTGCTTTCTGATACTACTCcatgaaaacaggaaatataaagaaatgttAACATTGCTGTGGAGTCACGTAAACACACGGACTGATCGCTGGTGTATAGAGTTGAGTGAAAACTGTCAAAAAAGACTGAGTTTCGCTGTATTACTCAGGCTGCACTACAGCGTCTATTCACAGGCGCGATCCCACTACTGAGCGGCACGGGGGCTTTGACCTGCTCCGTCTCCGGCCTGGGCCGATGCACCCCTCCTTAGACGACCTGGTGGTCCCGGGCTCCCCCAGGAGCACCATATCGATACCGAACTTAGTGCGGACACCCGATCGGCATAGtccgctgcagctcagagctccTGAGCTCAAACGATCCGCCAGCCTAAGCCTCCCAGTAACTTGGATTACAGGCGCGCGCCACCGCACCCGGCGAGAACTGAGAGTTCGCTATGGGCTTTTAGCTTCTATATCAGTGACGTCAGCAAGCAGGCtagtgacatctggtggtgagGTTCATGCATGATAGATAGACAGAACTATGGATAGATAGGTGGatgggtatatatatatagtttgatagacagataaataaatagatggatagatagatggatatatagatagatggatatatagtAAGTAATGGTGACTGGTGCTGTAACCATTTGAATGAGAAAATGCTGTTTAGTTTATTTGCCCGACAATAGGTCAACATCCCCTGCAGTGCTGCACAGTATGTAGGTGTACATTCATCAGtgtggagactctaaattgaccataTGTGTAAATGAGTTTGGCTGTTCTCTTTGTAAGGCGGTCCTGTGATTCACTTCTGCAAAGTTTACCTGCTTTTTCCCCTATGTCAGCGGATTGTCTCCAAGCCCCTGGCAACCCAAAACGATAAGCTGCCCTGAGGACGGATGGATGGCATTTCTGTGTAGCCCGTCTGATGCTCAAATGTAGAGCATGATGAAGATAATATTGGGAGCTGACTAAGATAatacaattatataatattgtattttaatagTGGTGATAGCGGACTTCAACGTAATCTCTGATTTCTTCAAGGCCCTTGAAGCCACTAagctacttttattttatttttttaaagtacaAGCCTTTATTGATTGAAGACCATTTGCAGTACAGTTGACTTTGAGACAGATACTCAAATGATCCTTACAATGAATCACGGATACAATAAGTAATGGAAACAATTAATTTAATTGACCTCTGACACATAACATTTGGAATACCGTTTCCATTTCATTAGAGTCATTGCCTCATTTTATGATTAGAGAAAAGGTTTGAGATGCtttgaattatttataaatacCAACCCATAGAGTTCATAGTTACTGAAGGTGGAAAGTATGTGGTCGTACAAGTCAACTGAAAATCACAGTTAGGTGTACTGATGCCAGGCAGAGGCACACTAGTAGCAAACAGGATGTTCTAATACcattagaaataatgattttagtaataagaaataaacacaactgtaCGTgacatgtttcagttttatgCTTCCAACATTATGAACCcaactgcaacacaaacatacacattacATTGATATCAGGCATAAACATATTCATCCACTGTGTGTGAATTAACCTAATCAACAGCAAGACATCTAACAAAATACATTACACACATAATCACAGAAGACAATACCCCACATTAGATTTCAAACAGATATGCAACAAGACACATTTAGAGTTAATGATTTCCTGTAAGTTTAGTGGAATTAGATCCAGACCATATTCacaaacagtgacatcacagcgaACAGGGTCCCAAGTTACACATGAGAACAAGAAGGCACAAACACATCAAAATATAAGTAAGCTGTTGATATATTTAGATTTCATAATTTCTGAACTTCTGCAGGAGACTGGATGGAGAGTCAGCAGCCCAGCGGAAACGACGATGGCAGTAATCACCTGCACAGCGATCAGAGAGACTGTGTTAGTTTCATTGGATATGGTGTACAAACAACTAATTCTTAGATATAAAACCTATAAATCTTAAGAGTGATTTAATGAAATATAGTAAACTtatacatacatttaaacattaaacacaatTCATTTAATCACtctcaaattatttaatttattcacaGTAGACTAGCATGACAGAAATGCCTTCATTTAATGTGACCCTTTACACatggacattttatatattattgcAATATTAGTAATACAATACCACTATTTTTGAGTGGTATTAGTTGATTGTGAATGTCCCCTGTTCTTTGTTGATAATCTAAATGAGACTACAGTATTAGCATGTATGTAGGTTGGTATCAGTCCTGCATACCCAGAGGGAATCTGAATTCTTAaaggacagaaaataaacatgttagaAAGGTACTGTTGAAATCCAGGCTATCTATGCCCTAAATGGCCACCTTTCCTTTCACTTAATTCAATGTTACACTTCAAGTATTGTGAATAAAAACTCATTTGGGTTTCTTTTCTGTCTAATGCTTtgagaacattttgaaatgtgcttACTTGAGGAGACCCCTGCTGCATCCTGCTCACAGTGAACGTCCTCTGCTTGGGGAGAGACAGGCTTTTCTGCTTTTGAGGCTTCCAGCATTGGTTCCTTCTTATGTCTCACAGCCCAGTGCATTGACTGAAAAAATGGGGGACCAATCATATCAGTGGGAATTCTTGTCATATAGATtttttatatatcattttaaagtaaatctACCAAAGAAAAGACATAACATACAGTTTTCACAGAATCATTCAAGGCTTGCCAGTCGTGGAATGAAATCGTAACCCCACTTCTTTTCCACAGGTCATAGTTCTTCCTTTTGGTTTCATTGGATAAAACCTCTTTGGCCTCTTGTAGTTTTTGGAAATCTGCCACTGTCATAAACAAAGAACATATCAGGGCAACTAGATTCCATTAACATTATCTGCTttgaaatgaagacagaaaatgTGTGGTCTAAGTAAGAAAAGTGAGGTACAAATCACATTTCCGGCTATGCCACGCATTCCATTTATTTGTATGATTTTGATCAATTTCTTTTGAATACACGCCATTATGTTACAGCACGTTCCACAAACATGATTTACCTGCTCTAGGGCTGTCTAGGTGTTTGTCTGGGTGGCACGCCAAGGCGCGGATCTTGTATTCATTTAGAATTTGTTCAGTCTGAAAGGGggaaaagtaaacaaacaactaCAATGATGTTTTGCCAATTTCAACATTTGAACTTCAGGAATCAGTTTCTTATTCTATTTTGGAGGGACAATTTTCCCTTTggtaaaaaatatgttttgcattTGGCCACATCTCTGTGACTGAAAGGCCACGAAAACATTTCAAACCGATTTTGTACATTAAACATGTATAGACCGGTCTTTTTAACGCTATATTGAATAGTGTATTgatccttttattttgtagcacCATTAACGTCATATGACACAAGCTTCCTTCTTAGTGTTGCCAACAAAatttttaatgaaagaatatcatcatcgtcatcatcatcacaattAGGCTGCACTGACGTCGTCATCATACATACACTCAGACCTTGCATTGATAACTATATGATTATAAATATAGTACTGTGCGTGCTTTTCATGTCCCTACACATAGTGAAGAGTGAAATATGAATGACTCATACTGTAATTGTACAACAGAGGATGACGCACGAGTTCGTTTTCTTCTCCTGGAGCATCAACAGGTCTCTGTCGGTTCAGACGTACCCGCCAGAGAGTAACTCTGGCGTTTACACAGGTCTGGCGATCAGTTTGTTAAAGTATCACACATGTGGCCAGTTGCTTGGGTCCATCCAGCATTGTATTGACCAATTCATACACCGCGCATGAGTTGGTTTGTGCATCTAGATCAAAATTATAATGTCACCCAGAAAATAGCGTGACCCCAGACCCACCCACCAACCACCCAAAACTTACCGAGGACAGCTCATCGCAGCCAAGTAACCCGTAGTAATCCTCCAGGTCCTCTGGTTTGCAGTTCAACAGAGCCTCCATAAGTGTGTTggtggaaatgtgtgttttctaacGGAGCGATTTGTCTTCCACCCTGAATCACAGCTTGTGTGACTAATAGGCTCCTGGTCCTCCTGCTGACTCACTGATAATTTTACCAAAGTGTATCTTGTAGTTGTTTTGTCAGCTAGAGCTATGTGACAGGTggagaaacataaaaaagtgTCCAATTCTCCCCTGAGTTGTGGAGAAAAATTAGCTGTCCTTTTAACCATATGACGTGTGTTGCGTTCAAGTGCCCGGCTCAAAGTCCCACTTTAGCTGTTTCGCGAGAGGTATAAAACGATGGCATAGAGCGAGTTTAAATAATTAGAAAACACAAGCTTGACATTGTGATAGAttgatgttatattatattgtatgtgTAATATTCACACTATAATCAATATCATGTGTAATATTACTCCTTCGTATTATCATTACTATTTACTAGCACTTTAGTTTAGTATTACATAAATTCCTCATGGAGCTtacttatttgtatttgtattatgtTTGCGGTCATGCAATGGATTGCACATATAATATTATTCTCCatacttattattattcaaatttaGACAAAATGTGGTCAGGAATGGTGTTCTAAGACTTTTGCCAAACGGTTCGCTCGTAAATTCTGAAAAACGGTGGAATTTTAATGGGAGTCAATGGTAGCCTACATCGAAGGAACGAGTGAGAAAATGACAGATGTTCTGTGCCTAAACTGCTCTCAAAGCAACATATGGAGATTGTCATACACGAATCTAACATCTAAATCTAGGAAAACGGGTAAGCtttgcagaaatgttttaattaaatctttCAGACCTAAATCTTTTGCTCTATGAGGTCTAAAGCGGAAGCTGGTCAGATTTGTTCTCCATTGACTTTAATGTCAATTTCGAGATTTTCACGGTCACATGATCTCTTTAACCAGCCAACACTCGCaaattttgtctttttctggtGAGTAGGTCTAAAACAGAGGGGGCTCTCTGGCTCCGTTTCTCCTTTAACTGAAATTGACCGGACGGTCTTTGAATGCAGCAATATTTTTGTTATGGTTTTACGTCATCAACGTAATCCTGGGACGTTCCGGTCGTCGCGATTGGTTGAGAGCGGGTCACGTGCTCTATGCAAATGAGCCAGCTGTCTGGGAGGAAGGCTCAGCGGCTCTGCGGCTGAAGATGGCGGACGGTGAGAGCAGTCTCGGAACGGGCCTTTCGAGCGCCTCCGAAATGGACGAACCTGCCGCGAAAAGGTCCAAAATGAGTCCGGGAACCGACTGCGGACTAAAAGGCGCCAACGTGGACCAAGTATCGTGTGTTTCCGCGGGCACAGAGAGCTGGGAGGCGGCGGTGACTTGTCCGCAGCCAGCAGAGAAGGAAGCCAAGCCGGTGATGGCGGTAGAAGCAGAGCAGGCCCCGGCGGCGGCGGTAGGCGGAGACAACAATGGACTGGTGCTCTCCGAGCAGCACAAACCCGCCGTGAGGCTCGACCACAGCGCGGTGCTGGGGACAACAGAGGAGGGAGCTGGTGAGACAACactacgttttttttttatatttcagcgACTCAACATCAGCTTGTTTGACCAACTTCACCGGCGAGTTAGCGTAACGTGAAACACTCCGAGAAGTTCGCGGTACAAACTAGAAGACGTGATTGTTGAGAGGCGAGGTCTTCTCTTGACCaacactttgactttttaagtcATTTCTCACGGATACAAGACTTATGAACAAACTTATTCCCTTTCTAAACTTTGTTAGCAGCTTAGCATTTATTAGCCGTTTCCATACTAACGTCTTCTGAAGTTAACGGTTAACACCACTTTTCTTAGATTTTATTAGTTAATTTGTCCGAATTCCTGTTTGCTCAGATTTTCACGAGCACGATGATTTCCCCTCGAACGGTCTGTCTGTCACACCGGACAACAACAACGATGAAGATGACAGATCCTCACATGCAAGCTCCAGCGACTGGGCCCCTCAACCGCAGATAGGTAAGTCATGAATCTGTGAAGCATTTAGCAAGTAAACCTTCCCTACAGCAGCTTCTACCACTAGAGCAACTCTGCAAACCACATTGTTCCTACAGGTAGTGGTACAATATGTTCATGTTGAGTACAAGTGACGCTGAGATGTTGTATTCTTGCCCAGGTTCATACAGCTTCATCCAGCAACACATCAGAGACACCGATCCCAGGACCATCC
The Platichthys flesus chromosome 12, fPlaFle2.1, whole genome shotgun sequence DNA segment above includes these coding regions:
- the dnajc12 gene encoding dnaJ homolog subfamily C member 12, producing the protein MEALLNCKPEDLEDYYGLLGCDELSSTEQILNEYKIRALACHPDKHLDSPRAVADFQKLQEAKEVLSNETKRKNYDLWKRSGVTISFHDWQALNDSVKTSMHWAVRHKKEPMLEASKAEKPVSPQAEDVHCEQDAAGVSSSDYCHRRFRWAADSPSSLLQKFRNYEI